From one Candidatus Methanoplasma termitum genomic stretch:
- a CDS encoding SPFH domain-containing protein yields MEDWIYGLVIVIVVALIAIVMSGVKIIQPYEQGVYMRLGKFIRVLNQGLNFVVPLINVVVKIDLRTQVLDVPKQEVITKDNSPVGVDAIVYIKVTDPRNAFFEIVDYRFATMNLAQTTLRSIVGEMELDEILSNRERINTQLRDILDENTDKWGVKVESVEIREVDPAKKVKDSMEEQTSAERRRRAAILQADGLKRAAIMEAEGKKKSRILEAEGLQQSMVLEAEGKKVALILESQGEAQKLRIMSVGAAALDSKALSVLQMETMKSVGKGQATKIFFPMEVTRLMEGISEYVGSAKNVPDRQVSTMKDMEKMFGDVDDILGPIPKDTEIKERLERADKIAAAEVAETADLANTISKAQPK; encoded by the coding sequence ATGGAAGATTGGATCTACGGGCTGGTAATAGTTATCGTCGTCGCTCTCATCGCAATAGTGATGAGCGGCGTCAAGATCATCCAGCCTTACGAACAAGGAGTCTATATGAGACTCGGAAAGTTCATAAGAGTCCTGAACCAGGGATTGAACTTTGTCGTGCCGCTGATTAACGTTGTAGTGAAGATTGATCTTCGTACACAAGTGCTGGATGTTCCTAAACAGGAGGTCATCACAAAAGATAACTCTCCTGTCGGCGTCGACGCTATCGTGTATATAAAGGTCACCGACCCCCGCAACGCGTTCTTCGAGATAGTCGATTACAGGTTTGCGACAATGAACCTTGCACAGACCACTTTGAGGTCGATCGTGGGTGAGATGGAGCTTGACGAGATACTTTCGAACAGGGAAAGGATCAACACACAGCTCAGGGACATACTGGATGAGAACACCGACAAGTGGGGTGTAAAGGTCGAGAGCGTCGAGATAAGAGAAGTGGACCCGGCAAAGAAGGTCAAGGACTCGATGGAAGAGCAGACATCCGCCGAAAGGAGAAGGCGTGCCGCGATACTTCAGGCCGACGGTCTCAAGAGGGCCGCCATCATGGAAGCCGAGGGTAAAAAGAAATCAAGGATACTTGAAGCGGAAGGTCTTCAGCAGTCCATGGTCCTGGAGGCAGAGGGTAAAAAGGTCGCCCTTATACTGGAGAGTCAGGGAGAGGCTCAGAAGCTCAGGATCATGTCGGTAGGCGCTGCGGCGCTTGATTCCAAGGCGCTCTCCGTGCTTCAGATGGAGACAATGAAGAGCGTAGGAAAGGGGCAGGCCACTAAGATATTCTTCCCGATGGAGGTCACAAGACTGATGGAAGGGATATCCGAATATGTGGGAAGCGCAAAGAACGTTCCCGACAGACAGGTCTCTACAATGAAGGACATGGAGAAGATGTTCGGAGATGTCGACGATATCCTCGGCCCAATTCCAAAAGATACAGAGATCAAGGAAAGGCTTGAAAGAGCCGATAAGATCGCCGCGGCGGAAGTCGCTGAAACAGCCGACCTGGCAAACACGATCTCAAAGGCTCAGCCGAAATAA
- a CDS encoding ABC transporter permease, with translation MRTKSNHSSEGNGFKRSITTFNGGLKRVGNGFKRSITTFNGGMNRVGKKIPYDKENIFHRLIRTVLIIIASLTIFVLIWWNVSYIVNSAAIPLPTQVWTAFVNLFSYGDPISGMTMWAHIGISLERFLGGFVLAMLVAVPMGLLMGSSKTLSEFMNPMLEILRPIAPIAWAPVLLFATGYTWGPMLVVFIGIFFPLLSNTTFGVTKIDRNLIDASKTLGASKAQIFYKVMFPCALPYIMYGVKIGSGIGWMCIVASELYASYGGGIGYFVGIQASIGFWPNVFVGIGIIAVLGILTTGMFEYVHKVLTKRMGIE, from the coding sequence ATGAGAACAAAGTCAAATCATAGCAGTGAGGGTAACGGTTTCAAAAGATCAATCACAACTTTTAACGGCGGACTGAAGAGAGTAGGTAACGGTTTCAAAAGATCAATCACAACTTTTAACGGCGGAATGAACAGAGTAGGTAAAAAAATTCCTTACGACAAGGAGAATATTTTTCACAGATTGATAAGGACCGTCCTGATCATTATCGCATCTTTGACGATCTTCGTTCTGATCTGGTGGAACGTTTCGTATATTGTCAATTCGGCTGCGATCCCTCTGCCTACACAGGTCTGGACCGCATTTGTTAACTTGTTTTCATATGGGGATCCAATATCTGGAATGACGATGTGGGCGCACATCGGAATAAGCTTAGAGCGATTCCTCGGCGGGTTCGTCCTTGCAATGCTGGTTGCCGTGCCAATGGGACTTCTGATGGGTTCATCGAAGACACTTAGCGAATTCATGAATCCTATGTTGGAGATACTGAGACCGATAGCACCTATCGCATGGGCCCCTGTACTTCTCTTTGCAACAGGATACACTTGGGGTCCGATGTTAGTGGTGTTCATAGGAATATTCTTCCCGCTGCTTTCGAACACCACGTTCGGTGTTACAAAGATAGACAGGAACCTCATCGATGCGTCCAAAACTCTCGGTGCATCGAAGGCCCAGATCTTCTATAAGGTAATGTTCCCCTGTGCTCTTCCGTATATAATGTACGGAGTAAAAATCGGCTCCGGTATAGGGTGGATGTGTATCGTCGCATCCGAACTGTACGCTTCTTACGGCGGAGGAATAGGTTATTTCGTAGGAATACAAGCATCTATCGGATTCTGGCCGAATGTGTTCGTCGGAATAGGCATTATCGCAGTGCTTGGAATACTTACGACCGGAATGTTTGAGTATGTTCACAAGGTGCTTACAAAGAGGATGGGGATTGAATGA
- a CDS encoding C-GCAxxG-C-C family protein codes for MGNDVKQAQDYFRNGLYCSQAVLMTFCERYGLDKDTAFKISCGLNSGARCADICGAASGAILVIGLKHGGSKEICNAKTEEFLRSFKDKTSGILCRDILGCDISTEEGRDKAKREGLFGTVCVSAVAGAAKALDELGY; via the coding sequence ATGGGAAACGACGTGAAACAGGCGCAGGACTATTTCCGCAACGGGCTTTACTGCTCCCAGGCCGTATTGATGACCTTTTGCGAAAGATATGGTCTGGATAAGGACACCGCTTTTAAGATATCCTGCGGGCTGAACAGCGGCGCCAGATGCGCGGACATTTGCGGGGCCGCCTCCGGAGCGATACTGGTGATCGGTCTCAAACACGGCGGTTCCAAAGAAATATGCAACGCGAAGACGGAAGAGTTCTTGAGAAGCTTTAAAGATAAGACGAGCGGGATACTCTGCCGCGACATTCTGGGGTGCGACATATCAACCGAGGAAGGCAGGGACAAGGCAAAAAGAGAGGGGCTGTTCGGCACTGTATGCGTAAGTGCCGTTGCCGGTGCCGCAAAGGCATTAGATGAATTGGGCTATTGA
- a CDS encoding ABC transporter ATP-binding protein encodes MSGEIKLEYLSKVFKAEDKEVVALQDFNLEIKKGEIVTLVGPSGSGKTTILRLIAGLEEPTSGHILLNDVPITQPGADRGMVFQDFALFPWRTVRKNVEFGMEISKVPKAERRERAEKYIKLAGLENFIDSRVSELSGGMKQRVGIARALVGHPEVILMDEPFGSLDAQTRNIMQVQLLKIIENDDQTIVFVTHSVDEAVFLSDRIVILSKRPATIKEIIEIPWPRPRDRATPEFTALRKKILTELEKENVMEN; translated from the coding sequence ATGAGCGGAGAAATCAAGTTAGAATATCTGTCTAAGGTCTTCAAGGCAGAAGACAAAGAAGTGGTGGCGTTGCAAGACTTCAATCTCGAGATAAAGAAGGGGGAGATCGTAACTCTCGTCGGCCCATCCGGCAGCGGCAAGACCACCATCCTCAGACTGATCGCGGGGTTGGAAGAACCCACATCAGGGCACATCCTTCTGAACGATGTGCCTATAACTCAGCCAGGAGCGGATAGAGGCATGGTGTTCCAAGACTTTGCGTTGTTCCCATGGAGAACCGTAAGGAAGAATGTAGAGTTTGGGATGGAGATATCGAAGGTCCCCAAAGCAGAACGTCGCGAGAGGGCAGAGAAATACATTAAGCTGGCAGGTCTGGAGAATTTCATCGATTCGAGAGTAAGCGAGCTGTCTGGAGGCATGAAGCAGCGTGTTGGCATTGCGAGAGCACTTGTCGGACATCCGGAGGTGATACTCATGGATGAACCGTTTGGTTCTTTGGATGCCCAGACAAGGAACATCATGCAGGTCCAACTCCTCAAGATAATAGAGAATGACGATCAAACAATAGTGTTCGTCACCCACTCGGTCGATGAGGCAGTATTCCTTTCTGACAGGATCGTTATCCTTTCCAAGCGCCCCGCAACCATAAAGGAAATAATCGAGATCCCTTGGCCGCGCCCGAGGGATCGCGCCACGCCTGAGTTCACGGCTCTTCGTAAGAAGATATTGACCGAACTCGAAAAAGAGAACGTAATGGAAAATTAA
- a CDS encoding NfeD family protein, translated as MEPIAIVLIIIGLVLLTIEALTPGFFAVIPGAVLVVLGILGYFIDGFFENVLLLVGSAIIVTLVVSFITIKGYQKLAKPEPPTTTVASSLIGRGGVVTVDVRPGNLKGKVKIGSESWSATSEDHIKVGTDVIVYDAEGVHVKVRKTSDP; from the coding sequence ATGGAACCGATAGCGATAGTCCTAATAATAATCGGGCTTGTCCTGCTGACGATAGAAGCACTCACGCCGGGGTTCTTCGCTGTTATACCGGGGGCGGTCCTTGTTGTTCTGGGAATACTCGGTTACTTCATCGACGGTTTCTTCGAAAATGTTCTTCTTTTGGTTGGATCCGCGATCATCGTTACATTGGTCGTTTCGTTCATAACCATAAAGGGGTATCAGAAATTGGCCAAACCGGAACCCCCCACAACGACCGTTGCCAGCTCATTGATCGGAAGGGGCGGAGTGGTCACAGTTGACGTAAGGCCCGGTAACCTAAAAGGAAAAGTGAAGATCGGTTCCGAAAGCTGGAGCGCAACATCCGAGGATCACATAAAAGTTGGAACCGACGTTATCGTTTACGATGCGGAAGGGGTTCATGTCAAGGTCAGAAAAACCTCAGATCCATAA
- a CDS encoding epoxyqueuosine reductase, translated as MKENKDGDPHRYYDEYLAMNERLPMLARKVEGLLISNGYKVLSKLPTTIVQDKDRRTVLPHKTVATMAGIGWIGKSAMLVTNEVGSALRLIVVLTDAPLECGTPIKKSQCSPECAICAYVCPGSAIQGTILWKVGMDRERFFHAEDCYAGARARARTELNIDATICGLCMSNCPFTKQGLGYE; from the coding sequence ATGAAGGAGAATAAAGATGGTGATCCGCACAGATACTATGACGAGTATCTTGCCATGAATGAACGTCTTCCCATGCTTGCGCGCAAGGTAGAGGGCCTTCTCATCAGCAATGGCTACAAGGTCCTTTCAAAGCTGCCGACGACAATCGTACAGGATAAAGACAGGCGTACGGTCCTGCCCCACAAAACTGTGGCAACGATGGCAGGCATCGGTTGGATAGGGAAGAGTGCAATGCTCGTCACGAACGAGGTCGGTTCGGCACTCAGGTTGATAGTTGTTCTGACAGATGCGCCGCTTGAATGCGGCACACCCATTAAGAAATCGCAATGCAGCCCGGAGTGTGCGATATGTGCCTATGTATGCCCCGGAAGTGCAATTCAGGGAACGATATTGTGGAAGGTAGGAATGGATAGGGAGCGTTTCTTCCACGCGGAAGACTGCTACGCGGGCGCCCGAGCCCGAGCAAGAACCGAACTGAATATTGACGCGACCATTTGCGGCCTGTGCATGTCCAACTGCCCCTTTACAAAACAGGGACTTGGGTACGAATGA
- a CDS encoding methyltransferase MtaB domain-containing protein — translation MAATRFTKMAYSSPDEIVFGTAKSPVSYGFGIKAGAGRVIPELNYAPRPGTEKDPARLRKEYVDYISKDALNRAITLGFPDLQLETEWVSQMGDKKFAVPVVEGQAEIAEKFHKDFGINTAVRHTIPDQREAEEGLRTGAKKAKGVGGKAYPEALFQAAEVACENGANVLSCETMGGKELADYAVTSQDITAFLYGVGYLGAIDMEYVWSEFVSIAKKNKVTPGGDTNCSGANVSMFMAGGMMDQDVQKTFSAVTRAISAARTMVAMECGATGPDKDCGYEGPIIKTITGRPAAQEGKNCQCAHADLQGNLMAQITDLWSNESVEYHPEFGGSSVQCWLGSLGYEVALMNTAIATGQEKTLRDLYMITDRTRGPEGYMLAYDNAFKVGEAIAKEGKNIYLRAKAAGLAAAKVVKAGNDAKELGLTTKQRDVLNAIIKELEALPADEAKFAEYCDKKYKELVPNYNKKNYGL, via the coding sequence ATGGCAGCAACAAGATTCACAAAAATGGCATACTCAAGCCCGGACGAGATCGTTTTCGGAACAGCAAAATCCCCCGTCTCCTATGGATTCGGAATAAAAGCAGGTGCCGGAAGGGTCATACCCGAACTGAACTATGCACCCAGGCCCGGAACTGAGAAAGACCCGGCCAGGCTCAGAAAAGAGTACGTTGACTACATCTCCAAAGATGCACTCAACAGAGCGATCACACTCGGATTCCCCGACCTCCAGTTGGAGACAGAGTGGGTTTCCCAGATGGGTGACAAGAAATTCGCAGTACCCGTTGTAGAGGGACAGGCAGAGATCGCAGAGAAATTCCACAAAGACTTCGGCATAAACACTGCAGTCAGGCACACAATCCCTGACCAGCGTGAGGCAGAAGAGGGACTCCGCACTGGAGCAAAGAAGGCAAAAGGAGTAGGCGGAAAAGCATACCCCGAGGCACTCTTCCAGGCAGCAGAGGTCGCTTGTGAGAACGGCGCGAACGTCCTGTCTTGTGAGACAATGGGCGGAAAAGAACTCGCTGACTACGCAGTCACGAGCCAGGACATAACTGCGTTCCTGTACGGTGTAGGATACCTCGGAGCCATCGACATGGAGTACGTATGGTCTGAGTTCGTCAGCATCGCAAAGAAGAACAAAGTCACACCCGGCGGAGACACCAACTGTTCCGGAGCGAACGTTTCGATGTTCATGGCCGGCGGAATGATGGACCAGGATGTTCAGAAGACCTTCTCTGCAGTAACAAGGGCAATCTCGGCCGCAAGGACCATGGTTGCAATGGAGTGCGGAGCAACAGGACCGGACAAAGACTGCGGATACGAGGGACCGATAATAAAGACGATCACCGGAAGGCCGGCTGCCCAAGAGGGTAAGAACTGCCAGTGCGCACACGCGGACCTGCAGGGTAACCTGATGGCACAGATCACCGACCTGTGGTCCAACGAGTCCGTTGAGTACCACCCTGAGTTCGGAGGATCATCTGTACAGTGCTGGCTCGGATCACTGGGTTACGAAGTAGCCCTGATGAACACCGCCATCGCGACCGGACAGGAGAAAACCCTCAGAGACCTGTACATGATAACGGACAGGACAAGAGGACCCGAGGGATACATGCTCGCCTACGACAACGCATTCAAGGTTGGAGAGGCAATTGCGAAAGAGGGAAAGAACATTTACCTCAGGGCAAAAGCAGCAGGTCTCGCGGCAGCAAAGGTCGTAAAAGCAGGCAACGATGCAAAAGAGCTCGGATTGACCACGAAACAGAGAGATGTTCTCAACGCGATCATCAAAGAACTCGAGGCACTGCCCGCGGATGAGGCCAAGTTCGCCGAGTACTGCGACAAGAAGTACAAAGAGCTTGTTCCGAACTACAACAAGAAGAACTACGGCCTGTAA
- a CDS encoding methanol--corrinoid methyltransferase, translating to MVSSKGVDYAKILTRYDIKAQNEASPEKIAEKMLPKDPALKKVAETVVWMKFKDVGPATTDALKTQKPLDVINKGLVVGMEIVSKLYADHIYYLPEIMMAAKTMEIGIAIAEKKIEGGRETKGLVVMHVAEGDPHDIGKNIAAVMLRSSGYSVIDMGKDVPVDEVVAEVIKAKPLMVTGTALMTTTMTAFPRAAEKLKAKKVDIPFMAAGGAVNRDFAESFDMGIFSQKAPQTPPIADKIKAGYGWKKIRAEWDEITGGA from the coding sequence ATGGTTAGCTCAAAAGGAGTAGACTACGCAAAGATCCTCACAAGGTATGACATTAAAGCTCAGAACGAAGCTTCCCCCGAGAAGATCGCTGAGAAAATGCTGCCGAAGGATCCCGCGCTCAAGAAAGTAGCAGAGACCGTCGTTTGGATGAAATTCAAGGACGTAGGCCCTGCCACAACTGACGCGCTGAAAACACAGAAACCCCTCGACGTTATCAACAAAGGTCTCGTCGTCGGAATGGAAATCGTTTCAAAGCTCTACGCAGACCACATTTACTACCTGCCTGAGATCATGATGGCCGCAAAGACGATGGAAATCGGAATTGCGATCGCAGAGAAAAAGATCGAGGGTGGAAGAGAGACAAAAGGTCTCGTAGTAATGCACGTTGCAGAGGGAGACCCCCACGACATCGGCAAGAACATCGCCGCAGTCATGCTGAGATCCAGCGGATACTCGGTCATCGACATGGGAAAAGATGTGCCTGTTGACGAGGTCGTCGCAGAGGTAATAAAAGCAAAGCCCCTGATGGTCACCGGAACAGCACTCATGACCACGACAATGACGGCATTCCCCAGGGCAGCCGAGAAACTGAAAGCCAAGAAAGTTGACATTCCGTTCATGGCAGCCGGTGGCGCAGTCAACAGAGACTTTGCCGAGTCATTCGACATGGGAATATTCTCTCAGAAAGCCCCGCAGACACCGCCCATCGCAGACAAGATCAAAGCCGGATACGGCTGGAAGAAGATCAGGGCAGAGTGGGATGAGATCACCGGAGGTGCTTAA
- a CDS encoding zinc ribbon domain-containing protein, with protein sequence MDEMDDLPVCQSCGMPLEDDEMKGTNKDGSRSDDYCFYCFADGAFTRKMTLEEMIQSNIRFLDEWIRSTGIEMTEEEAIEQLREYLPTLKRWKS encoded by the coding sequence ATGGACGAGATGGACGATCTTCCTGTTTGTCAAAGCTGCGGGATGCCGCTGGAAGACGATGAGATGAAAGGTACTAACAAGGACGGAAGTAGGTCCGATGACTATTGCTTCTACTGTTTTGCGGACGGAGCATTCACAAGAAAGATGACATTGGAAGAGATGATCCAAAGCAACATCCGATTTCTGGATGAGTGGATAAGGAGCACTGGCATCGAAATGACGGAAGAGGAAGCGATAGAACAGCTGAGAGAATACCTGCCGACCCTGAAAAGATGGAAAAGCTGA
- a CDS encoding cobyrinate a,c-diamide synthase, which produces MPKNIPRVVIAATHSGAGKSTITMGLLMTLQKKGLDPQSFKTGPDYLDPMHHTMVLGKECRNLDTWMFGSEAERLFVNGSEGSGISVIEGVMGLYDGVDGINEEGSTAHLSKILKAPVILVIDARSMARSAGAIAAGFKDYDKDVFLAGVIFNRVGSANHMRILESSLKGIPCLGGVFRDDCMKLESRHLGLIPAAENYDREKYEKIAEHVEKCVDIEKILNIARSAPPISREYRQTTPPKKKVRIGVAKDKAFNFYYIHNIESLEEAGAEIVPFSPIDDDLPDVDGLYFGGGFPELFSADLERNSSMMAAVKKASDDGMPIYAECGGMMYLSESLIDLDGKEHKMCGVFDSVSNMTDSRATLGYVEMTAAEDNMLCEKGWSVRGHEFHYSKTSAKQEKYAFRLSRGFGIENGRDGMVVGNTVAGYTHIHFASNPKIPGRFVGNCYKYAKN; this is translated from the coding sequence ATGCCTAAAAACATCCCCAGAGTAGTTATTGCGGCCACCCACAGCGGAGCCGGAAAGTCGACAATAACCATGGGGCTGTTGATGACCCTCCAGAAAAAAGGACTGGACCCTCAATCGTTCAAGACCGGGCCGGATTATCTCGATCCTATGCATCACACCATGGTACTGGGAAAAGAATGCAGGAACCTTGACACATGGATGTTCGGCAGCGAGGCGGAAAGACTCTTCGTCAATGGTTCGGAAGGGTCCGGGATTTCGGTCATCGAAGGAGTGATGGGGCTTTACGACGGTGTCGACGGCATCAACGAAGAGGGTTCGACCGCCCATCTTTCAAAGATATTGAAGGCCCCGGTGATATTAGTGATAGATGCCAGATCAATGGCCAGAAGCGCGGGTGCGATCGCGGCCGGGTTCAAAGATTACGACAAAGATGTTTTCCTTGCCGGAGTGATATTCAACCGCGTCGGGAGCGCGAACCATATGAGGATACTCGAGAGCTCCCTGAAGGGGATACCATGCCTGGGCGGGGTGTTCAGGGATGACTGCATGAAGCTGGAAAGCAGACATCTCGGCCTCATTCCCGCAGCGGAGAACTACGACCGCGAAAAGTATGAGAAGATCGCCGAGCATGTGGAGAAATGCGTCGATATAGAGAAGATCTTAAACATCGCAAGATCGGCACCACCGATATCAAGGGAGTACAGGCAAACTACTCCACCAAAAAAGAAGGTCAGGATCGGTGTCGCAAAGGACAAAGCGTTTAATTTTTATTACATACATAACATAGAATCTCTGGAGGAGGCGGGTGCGGAGATAGTACCTTTCTCTCCGATCGATGACGACCTTCCAGACGTCGACGGCCTATATTTCGGAGGCGGATTCCCGGAGTTGTTCTCGGCCGATCTGGAAAGGAATTCTTCGATGATGGCTGCCGTGAAAAAAGCATCCGATGACGGGATGCCCATATATGCCGAATGCGGGGGCATGATGTATCTTTCCGAGTCCCTGATAGATCTGGATGGAAAGGAGCACAAGATGTGCGGTGTTTTCGATTCGGTGTCGAATATGACCGACAGCAGGGCGACCCTCGGTTATGTCGAGATGACCGCCGCGGAAGACAATATGCTCTGTGAGAAAGGTTGGTCGGTCAGAGGACACGAGTTCCATTATTCAAAGACGTCAGCTAAACAGGAAAAGTATGCGTTCCGTCTCAGCAGAGGGTTCGGAATCGAGAACGGCAGGGACGGTATGGTGGTCGGGAATACCGTCGCGGGATATACACACATTCACTTCGCTTCCAACCCAAAAATACCCGGGAGATTTGTCGGGAACTGTTACAAATACGCAAAGAATTAA
- a CDS encoding CobW family GTP-binding protein yields the protein MYVYIIGGFLGSGKTTLLMKLASMYSKRGVKVAILVNESGEIGVDGATLKAEGYDAVELPDGCICCSLSGTLQSALKNIKRDIDPDILIIEPTGLALPHKVRELVNISMIDPDEMYIIGIADIQRFDDLIKRKEEFFKRQMFAADFILINKSDLATPEKMKAAIQWLKAEYPDKPMIPVSTKTGENLDKIYEMMK from the coding sequence ATGTATGTTTATATCATCGGCGGATTCCTTGGGAGCGGGAAAACCACACTTTTAATGAAACTTGCTTCCATGTACAGTAAAAGAGGCGTTAAAGTAGCGATATTGGTGAACGAATCCGGAGAGATCGGCGTCGACGGCGCCACCCTCAAAGCGGAGGGGTACGACGCGGTAGAATTGCCTGACGGCTGCATATGCTGCTCCCTTTCGGGAACACTGCAGAGCGCTCTTAAAAACATAAAAAGAGATATTGATCCGGATATCCTCATAATCGAGCCTACCGGCCTCGCTCTTCCCCACAAGGTAAGGGAATTGGTGAATATATCGATGATAGATCCCGATGAGATGTATATCATCGGCATAGCGGACATTCAGAGGTTCGACGACCTGATAAAAAGGAAAGAGGAGTTCTTTAAACGCCAGATGTTCGCCGCGGATTTCATTCTGATCAACAAGAGCGACCTCGCCACGCCCGAGAAAATGAAGGCGGCGATCCAATGGCTCAAAGCAGAGTATCCCGACAAACCGATGATCCCGGTATCCACCAAGACCGGGGAGAATCTGGATAAAATATACGAGATGATGAAATGA
- a CDS encoding methylamine methyltransferase corrinoid protein reductive activase yields MTKGYGISLDMGTSGTRAHAVDLSSGKILSTSVTECHPLPGANIMDHLTFCINVGTDLAHEIVIDTVNKVIKTLGIDLKKVERAAICGNPIQLSLFQGLRVDDLAFAGENAHKARGIKPVDRNAGVFSAVDVGMEVPDGCELFVPPSIRHEIGADALAMMYKSGFLEQKENCLVTDYGTNAEMALKVGDDIFTGSAAAGPAMEGQSIKYGMLAGPGAISDLEYDFNWRNMVLDESIMAQPGDKVDFNLNMVIEEGPMHGKAKGITGTGVVAAVAAALHDNLWEKGKLNTKDGKMYFQDGVYIDSHDIGEACKAIGAMRAGHFTLLEKAGIKFDELNIMYMAGASGTYVDAVKAREVGLLPPSCKKIYQYGNTSLAMATDILKNPELLDELQTIADGIRANHVMFASDKTFEQIYIMELAYWDEGMSMDMYNMFNEIEGIQELPPVKGNPEVIRVVKRDIPDLGARGLRIINDIGTELKGYMKGCTGCKKCEKECPEKALTVMKDKQIVVRTKNCLGTACLRCQFSCPEKVYLYDTLKIENKKK; encoded by the coding sequence ATGACAAAGGGATACGGAATATCTCTGGATATGGGTACCAGTGGTACGAGAGCGCATGCTGTGGATCTTTCCAGCGGAAAGATATTGTCAACATCTGTTACGGAATGCCACCCGCTGCCGGGTGCTAACATAATGGATCACCTGACATTCTGCATCAATGTGGGGACAGATCTCGCGCACGAGATAGTAATAGATACCGTGAACAAGGTAATCAAGACCCTCGGTATCGATCTGAAGAAGGTCGAGAGGGCCGCGATCTGCGGCAACCCCATACAGCTTTCGCTGTTCCAAGGGTTGCGTGTGGACGATCTCGCCTTTGCGGGAGAGAACGCTCACAAAGCAAGAGGCATAAAACCCGTGGACAGGAACGCCGGTGTTTTCTCGGCCGTTGACGTGGGAATGGAAGTACCTGACGGCTGCGAACTCTTTGTTCCGCCTTCGATAAGGCATGAGATCGGTGCTGATGCCCTCGCAATGATGTACAAGAGCGGATTCCTTGAGCAGAAAGAGAACTGCCTTGTAACTGATTACGGGACAAATGCGGAGATGGCCCTGAAAGTGGGTGACGACATCTTTACCGGTTCGGCCGCCGCCGGTCCCGCGATGGAAGGCCAATCGATAAAATACGGTATGCTGGCAGGCCCGGGCGCCATCAGCGACCTCGAGTACGACTTCAATTGGAGGAACATGGTACTGGACGAGAGCATCATGGCACAGCCCGGAGACAAGGTCGACTTCAACCTGAATATGGTCATCGAAGAAGGGCCTATGCACGGTAAGGCAAAAGGCATCACCGGGACCGGCGTTGTCGCCGCGGTCGCCGCCGCCCTTCACGACAACCTCTGGGAGAAAGGAAAACTCAACACAAAGGACGGGAAGATGTACTTCCAGGATGGAGTATATATTGATTCTCATGACATTGGCGAAGCGTGCAAAGCTATCGGTGCAATGAGGGCGGGTCACTTCACACTTCTTGAGAAAGCAGGAATAAAATTCGACGAACTCAACATCATGTACATGGCAGGTGCCTCCGGGACCTATGTGGATGCCGTCAAAGCGAGAGAAGTGGGCCTCCTGCCTCCTTCCTGCAAGAAGATCTACCAGTACGGTAACACATCGCTTGCAATGGCCACGGACATCCTGAAGAACCCCGAGCTCCTTGACGAGCTTCAGACCATAGCAGACGGGATCAGGGCCAACCACGTGATGTTCGCTTCGGATAAGACATTCGAACAGATCTACATCATGGAGCTTGCGTACTGGGACGAGGGAATGAGCATGGACATGTACAACATGTTCAACGAGATCGAAGGCATCCAGGAACTGCCGCCCGTCAAAGGGAACCCCGAGGTCATCAGGGTGGTCAAGCGTGACATCCCCGATCTCGGTGCCAGAGGACTCCGCATCATAAACGACATCGGAACAGAGCTGAAAGGATACATGAAGGGATGCACCGGCTGCAAGAAGTGCGAGAAGGAGTGTCCCGAGAAGGCGCTCACCGTGATGAAGGACAAGCAGATCGTTGTGAGAACGAAGAACTGTCTCGGCACCGCCTGCCTGAGATGTCAGTTCTCATGCCCCGAAAAGGTCTACTTGTACGACACTCTGAAGATCGAAAACAAGAAAAAATAA